From Mytilus edulis chromosome 8, xbMytEdul2.2, whole genome shotgun sequence, one genomic window encodes:
- the LOC139484207 gene encoding uncharacterized protein, which translates to MKCSKCLDEGNKANTCPNGWKCKKCGQLGHRQYECDEHSDVEVEEENTYMTNMEGVCNPDIFHASENDVQTNEQTEDNDESFQDSDVDSKSSTKPLLNTKGRSRLESDTEHSHLNLGTQESKSAGKDNSQQQKEKPKILKSVDRRPGISRYLTTKPSHDQSDTTNSTPKQSKTKNMEKSPVTPTENLHDTTRDETAKKPKKETII; encoded by the coding sequence ATGAAATGTAGTAAGTGTCTAGATGAAGGGAACAAAGCAAACACTTGTCCAAACGGATGGAAGTGTAAAAAATGTGGTCAACTAGGACATAGACAATATGAGTGCGACGAGCATTCTGATGTTGAAGTTGAGGAAGAAAATACATATATGACCAACATGGAGGGTGTCTGCAATCCAGACATTTTCCATGCAAGTGAAAATGATGTACAGACCAATGAACAAACTGAAGACAACGATGAGTCATTCCAGGATAGTGATGTCGATTCCAAAAGCTCGACAAAACCTCTCCTAAATACCAAGGGTAGAAGTAGGTTAGAGAGTGACACGGAACATTCGCATTTGAACCTTGGTACTCAGGAAAGTAAATCCGCTGGAAAAGATAATTCCCAACAACAAAAGGAAAAACCTAAAATTCTTAAAAGTGTTGACAGAAGACCAGGTATCTCGAGGTATTTGACAACAAAACCGAGTCATGATCAGAGTGACACTACAAACAGCACACCTAAACAGTCAAAAACAAAGAACATGGAAAAATCTCCAGTAACCCCAACAGAGAATCTGCACGACACAACACGAGATGAGACTGCTAAGAAGCCAAAAAAAGAGACGATAATTTAA